A stretch of Microbacterium sp. LWH3-1.2 DNA encodes these proteins:
- the hrcA gene encoding heat-inducible transcriptional repressor HrcA, protein MVSERGLQVLRAIVQDYVDTREPVGSKAIVERHSFGVSAATIRNDMALLEDEDLIVAPHTSSGRVPTDKGYRVFVDHLAELRPLSPAQRAAIASFLDGSGDLDDVLVRTVRALTQLTGQVAIVQYPSFARANVTHVELVQLGGGRMLVIVVTDTGRVSQRLTFVGEDFDDSDLAHIRAGLGTLLVGRPVREGLQRIAERLDAPHTQAPAHERAMDEIVRAVAEELEEFRQDKLVMAGSANLARRESDFRGSIYPLLEAIEEQVTLLRLMGEMVADEQGLSASIGRENEAFGLAEASVVASDYDATGALARVGVLGPTRMDYPTNLATVRAVARYLTRMLEQDDSSR, encoded by the coding sequence ATGGTCAGCGAACGAGGTCTGCAGGTACTGCGGGCGATCGTCCAGGACTACGTCGACACGCGCGAGCCGGTCGGCAGCAAGGCGATCGTCGAGCGCCACTCCTTCGGCGTGTCGGCGGCGACGATCCGCAACGACATGGCGCTGCTCGAGGACGAAGACCTCATCGTGGCGCCCCACACCTCGTCCGGCCGGGTGCCGACCGACAAGGGCTATCGCGTCTTCGTCGATCACCTCGCCGAGCTCCGGCCGCTCTCGCCGGCCCAGCGCGCCGCCATCGCCTCGTTCCTCGACGGGTCGGGTGACCTCGACGACGTGCTCGTGCGCACCGTGCGGGCGCTCACGCAGCTGACCGGCCAGGTCGCGATCGTGCAGTACCCCTCGTTCGCGCGCGCGAACGTCACGCACGTCGAGCTGGTGCAGCTCGGAGGCGGACGCATGCTGGTGATCGTGGTCACCGACACCGGACGCGTCTCTCAGCGACTGACCTTCGTCGGCGAGGATTTCGACGACTCCGATCTCGCGCACATCCGCGCCGGCCTCGGCACCCTCCTGGTCGGCCGCCCCGTGCGCGAGGGACTGCAGCGCATCGCCGAGCGACTCGACGCTCCCCACACGCAAGCGCCTGCGCACGAACGCGCAATGGATGAGATCGTGCGCGCCGTCGCCGAGGAGCTCGAAGAGTTCCGGCAGGACAAGCTCGTGATGGCAGGCAGCGCCAACCTCGCCCGCCGCGAGTCCGACTTCCGCGGCAGCATCTACCCGCTCCTCGAGGCGATCGAGGAGCAGGTGACCCTGCTGCGGCTGATGGGCGAGATGGTCGCCGACGAACAGGGCCTCTCGGCGAGCATCGGCCGTGAGAACGAGGCGTTCGGTCTGGCCGAGGCATCCGTCGTCGCCAGCGACTACGACGCGACGGGCGCGCTCGCCCGCGTCGGCGTGCTCGGCCCGACACGCATGGACTACCCCACGAACCTCGCGACGGTCCGCGCCGTCGCGCGTTATCTCACGCGCATGCTCGAGCAGGACGACAGCTCCCGCTGA
- a CDS encoding HIT domain-containing protein has translation MSEPSIFTRILDGEVPSEIIAETENAFAIRDIAPKAPVHLLVIPKTGEYRNVVELAAGDPDLMAELVGLANTVAAEHSDGDFRLVFNTGPNAGQTIFHVHAHVLAGGLEEKSLGA, from the coding sequence ATGAGTGAACCGTCGATCTTCACGCGCATCCTGGACGGCGAGGTCCCGTCCGAGATCATCGCAGAGACCGAGAACGCATTCGCCATCCGCGACATCGCCCCGAAAGCACCCGTGCACCTGCTGGTGATCCCCAAGACCGGGGAGTACCGCAACGTCGTCGAGCTCGCCGCCGGCGACCCAGACCTCATGGCCGAGCTCGTCGGCCTCGCGAACACGGTCGCTGCCGAGCACTCCGACGGGGACTTCCGCCTCGTGTTCAACACCGGCCCGAACGCGGGCCAGACCATCTTCCACGTGCATGCCCATGTGCTCGCGGGAGGCCTCGAAGAGAAGAGTCTCGGTGCCTGA
- the hemW gene encoding radical SAM family heme chaperone HemW, which produces MGSALPLGEPVPSDGSLPLGTRIDPAADFSVYLHVPFCRVRCGYCDFNTYTSSELRGARQDEYADTLLREIALAAPVLARAGGVRPASTVFFGGGTPTLLPPGDLGRMLAGVRDTFGIAEGAEITVEANPDTVTPAVAAELAASGVTRLSVGMQSAVPHVLAALDRTHDPDNVRTAVSAARGAGLDVSVDLIYGAPGESLDDWRSSLGAAVALEPDHVSAYALIIEDGTKLARQIRRGEVAAPDDDLQADMYELADDMLAGAGFGWYEVSNWARGDAHRSRHNLAYWVGSDWWGFGPGAHSHVAGVRFWNVKHPAAYAQRLAAGESPAAGREIPDAAARNLESVLLRTRIRDGLPVEELLGEGRHAVAALIADGLIDGHAALRGRVVLTRRGRLLADAVVRALTD; this is translated from the coding sequence ATGGGCTCCGCACTTCCGCTGGGCGAGCCCGTTCCCTCGGACGGCTCGCTGCCGCTCGGCACGCGCATCGATCCGGCCGCCGACTTCAGCGTGTACCTGCACGTTCCGTTCTGCCGCGTGCGCTGCGGCTACTGCGACTTCAACACCTACACGTCGTCCGAGTTGCGCGGTGCCCGCCAGGACGAGTATGCGGACACGCTCCTGCGCGAGATCGCCCTTGCCGCGCCCGTTCTCGCCCGCGCCGGCGGCGTCCGTCCCGCGTCGACGGTGTTCTTCGGCGGCGGCACCCCGACGCTCCTCCCGCCGGGCGACCTCGGGCGCATGCTGGCAGGTGTCCGTGACACATTCGGCATCGCCGAGGGCGCCGAGATCACGGTCGAGGCCAACCCCGACACGGTCACCCCCGCGGTCGCGGCCGAGCTCGCAGCATCCGGTGTCACCCGTCTCTCGGTCGGCATGCAGTCCGCGGTCCCGCACGTCCTCGCCGCGCTCGACCGCACGCACGACCCCGACAACGTCCGCACGGCGGTCAGCGCGGCGCGCGGCGCCGGACTCGACGTGAGCGTCGACCTCATCTACGGCGCCCCGGGCGAGTCTCTGGACGACTGGCGCTCGTCGCTGGGGGCGGCGGTGGCGCTCGAACCCGATCACGTCTCGGCGTACGCGCTCATCATCGAGGACGGCACGAAGCTCGCCCGCCAGATCCGACGCGGCGAGGTCGCCGCCCCCGACGACGACCTGCAGGCCGACATGTACGAACTGGCAGACGACATGCTCGCGGGCGCAGGATTCGGCTGGTACGAGGTGTCGAACTGGGCGCGCGGGGACGCGCACCGCTCGCGACACAACCTCGCGTACTGGGTCGGCTCGGACTGGTGGGGCTTCGGCCCCGGCGCGCACAGCCACGTCGCGGGCGTGCGGTTCTGGAACGTCAAACACCCCGCCGCCTACGCGCAGCGGCTGGCCGCGGGCGAGTCGCCGGCCGCCGGACGGGAGATTCCGGATGCCGCAGCCAGGAACCTCGAGAGCGTGCTGCTGCGCACCCGCATCCGCGACGGACTGCCGGTCGAGGAGCTCCTCGGCGAGGGCCGCCACGCGGTCGCCGCGCTCATCGCGGACGGTCTCATCGACGGTCACGCCGCGCTGCGGGGGAGGGTCGTGCTCACCCGCCGCGGCCGTCTCCTCGCCGACGCCGTGGTCCGCGCGCTCACCGACTGA
- a CDS encoding MFS transporter has product MTARPGAKVGAGWFTLFTLAWLALWTVQLTPLHLLIPLQLDTPDDADGWVSGVVSSGLVLAIGGIAGAIAAPVAGGLSDRTRGRMGRRRPWALGGVWLGTASLAATASAPGPWGVGLAWVGVSVGVAMASAAFTALIADQLTTQRGAASAAVSSSQALGIVVGVGVIVLLELGVVVGYLVLAGFLAVVGTAAALLLPDPPARADVAVAREARTLGERLAALRDRDFAWLLAGRLTVNVGNALGTGLLLFFLLYGLHRDPATAEDELLLLILVYTLFVVVSSIASGWISDRTGRRIPFAVWSAVVQGLASIILVVAPSLTTAMIAAALLGVGYGAYMSVGLALGADLLPYPQDHARDLGFVNVSASLGQLIGPLLGAGLVALVGGFWLLFLVGGVLSIAGGFMTYAIRSRERAASAV; this is encoded by the coding sequence GTGACCGCCCGGCCGGGGGCCAAGGTCGGCGCGGGCTGGTTCACCCTCTTCACGCTCGCCTGGCTCGCACTGTGGACGGTGCAGCTCACTCCGCTCCACCTGCTCATCCCCCTGCAGCTCGACACTCCGGACGACGCCGACGGTTGGGTGTCGGGGGTGGTGTCGTCGGGCCTCGTACTGGCGATCGGCGGCATCGCCGGTGCGATCGCCGCCCCGGTCGCCGGCGGGCTCTCGGACCGCACCCGGGGCAGGATGGGGCGCCGCCGCCCCTGGGCGCTCGGCGGAGTGTGGCTGGGCACTGCCTCGCTGGCCGCGACCGCCTCGGCACCCGGGCCGTGGGGCGTGGGGCTCGCCTGGGTGGGTGTCTCGGTCGGTGTCGCCATGGCCTCCGCGGCCTTCACCGCTCTCATCGCCGATCAGCTGACGACGCAGCGGGGCGCAGCATCCGCCGCCGTCTCGTCCTCGCAGGCACTCGGGATCGTCGTGGGCGTCGGCGTCATCGTGCTTCTCGAACTCGGCGTCGTGGTCGGCTACCTCGTCCTGGCCGGCTTCCTCGCCGTCGTCGGCACGGCCGCGGCACTTCTCCTGCCCGATCCGCCCGCACGCGCCGACGTGGCGGTGGCGCGCGAAGCGCGCACCCTCGGCGAGCGACTCGCCGCCCTTCGCGACCGCGACTTCGCGTGGCTCCTGGCGGGGCGCCTGACGGTGAACGTCGGCAACGCGCTCGGCACGGGGCTGCTGCTGTTCTTCCTGCTGTACGGCCTGCACCGCGACCCCGCGACGGCCGAGGACGAGCTGCTGCTGCTGATCCTCGTGTACACGCTCTTCGTCGTGGTGTCCTCGATCGCGTCGGGGTGGATCTCCGACCGCACCGGGCGACGGATCCCGTTCGCTGTGTGGTCGGCCGTCGTCCAGGGACTCGCGTCGATCATCCTCGTGGTGGCGCCGTCGCTCACGACCGCGATGATCGCGGCGGCGCTCCTCGGCGTCGGCTACGGGGCATACATGTCAGTGGGCCTCGCGCTCGGCGCGGACCTGCTGCCGTATCCGCAGGACCACGCGCGCGACCTCGGATTCGTGAACGTGTCGGCAAGCCTCGGCCAGCTCATCGGGCCTCTCCTCGGCGCGGGCCTCGTCGCGCTCGTGGGCGGCTTCTGGCTGCTGTTCCTCGTCGGGGGCGTCCTGTCGATCGCGGGCGGCTTCATGACCTACGCGATCCGCAGTCGGGAGCGCGCGGCCTCAGCGGTGTGA
- the dnaJ gene encoding molecular chaperone DnaJ produces the protein MADHYEVLGVSRDASTDEIKKAYRKLARQLHPDVNPGEEASERFKLVTHAYDVLSDPEQRARYDMGGNDSPFGGGAGGFGGFNDIFETFFGAAGGSRGGRPRSRRERGQDALVRVTLELGDVVFGTHRDIEVDTAVVCETCQGSCCQPGTSPVTCDICHGTGNVQRQVRSLLGNVVTTQPCNVCQGYGTTIPYPCATCQGQGRVRARRTVSLDIPAGVETGLRLQLPGSGEVGPAGGPNGDLYIEVTVQPHEVFSRDGDDLLATLEVSMPDAILGTTTTIESLDGPVDLEVRAGVQAGDILTIKGRGITPLRGSQRGDLRVGVHVVTPTRLDHKERALIEEFAKRTKAPSPKLAEFHQGLFAKLRDRFRNG, from the coding sequence GTGGCTGACCACTACGAGGTCCTCGGCGTCTCACGCGACGCCTCCACCGACGAGATCAAGAAGGCTTACCGCAAGCTGGCCCGCCAGTTGCACCCGGACGTGAACCCGGGCGAGGAGGCGTCCGAGCGCTTCAAGCTCGTGACGCATGCCTACGACGTCCTCAGCGACCCCGAGCAGCGCGCACGTTACGACATGGGCGGCAACGACTCGCCGTTCGGCGGCGGCGCCGGCGGCTTCGGCGGGTTCAACGACATCTTCGAGACGTTCTTCGGCGCAGCGGGCGGGTCGCGTGGCGGTCGTCCCCGGTCGCGTCGCGAGCGCGGCCAGGACGCGCTCGTTCGCGTCACGCTCGAACTCGGGGATGTCGTGTTCGGCACGCACCGCGACATCGAGGTCGACACCGCCGTGGTGTGCGAGACCTGCCAGGGCTCCTGCTGCCAGCCGGGCACGAGCCCGGTCACGTGCGACATCTGCCACGGCACCGGCAACGTCCAGCGCCAGGTGCGGAGCCTCCTCGGGAACGTCGTCACGACCCAGCCGTGCAACGTCTGCCAGGGCTACGGCACGACCATCCCGTACCCGTGCGCCACCTGCCAGGGGCAGGGGCGCGTGCGCGCGCGCCGAACAGTGTCGCTCGACATCCCGGCCGGCGTCGAGACCGGACTGCGCCTGCAGCTTCCGGGTTCGGGCGAGGTCGGCCCGGCGGGCGGCCCGAACGGCGACCTGTACATCGAGGTCACCGTGCAGCCGCACGAGGTGTTCAGCCGCGACGGTGACGACCTGCTCGCGACGCTCGAGGTGTCGATGCCCGACGCGATCCTCGGCACCACGACGACGATCGAATCGCTCGACGGCCCCGTCGATCTCGAGGTGCGGGCGGGCGTGCAGGCGGGCGACATCCTCACGATCAAGGGGCGCGGCATCACGCCGCTGCGCGGCTCCCAGCGCGGCGACCTCAGGGTCGGCGTGCACGTGGTCACCCCGACGCGCCTCGACCACAAGGAGCGCGCCCTCATCGAGGAGTTCGCCAAGCGCACCAAGGCTCCCTCGCCGAAGCTGGCGGAGTTCCATCAGGGCCTGTTCGCCAAGCTGCGCGATCGCTTCCGGAACGGCTGA
- a CDS encoding DUF1990 family protein produces the protein MRRGTFRDDTVDYAAVGATQAPDLMQYPPERSIPAEQSWRIGSGETRFRAASEALMSWTAQRGAGLVLTDVRPASGPMYSGVSFDAEGNPVAPSRSEAEQRFDADGTPFVGAGTTVRVDGRVKGLRADAELRVIFAVEEPRRVGFALGTVSESVVSGEESFMLDWYDNDEVWFTVRAFDAPRAVLYRMLPGLTKRRRRELFTRYLRAISPLYTTPA, from the coding sequence ATGCGTCGAGGAACCTTCCGGGACGACACCGTCGACTATGCCGCTGTCGGGGCGACCCAGGCGCCGGATCTGATGCAGTATCCACCGGAGCGCAGCATCCCGGCGGAGCAGTCGTGGCGCATCGGCAGCGGCGAGACCCGCTTCCGTGCGGCGAGCGAGGCGCTCATGTCGTGGACCGCGCAGCGCGGTGCGGGGCTCGTGCTCACCGATGTGCGGCCTGCGTCCGGCCCCATGTACTCGGGCGTCAGCTTCGACGCCGAGGGGAACCCCGTCGCGCCGAGCCGGTCCGAGGCCGAACAGCGGTTCGACGCCGACGGCACGCCGTTCGTCGGCGCGGGCACGACGGTCCGCGTCGACGGCCGCGTCAAGGGGCTGCGCGCCGATGCGGAGCTCCGCGTCATCTTCGCGGTGGAGGAGCCTCGCCGCGTGGGCTTCGCGCTGGGCACCGTGAGCGAATCGGTCGTCAGCGGCGAGGAGTCGTTCATGCTCGACTGGTACGACAACGACGAGGTCTGGTTCACGGTCCGTGCGTTCGACGCCCCGCGCGCCGTGCTCTACCGGATGCTTCCCGGCCTCACGAAGCGCCGTCGACGCGAGCTGTTCACGCGCTACCTTCGCGCGATCTCGCCGCTGTACACCACCCCCGCGTGA
- the lepA gene encoding translation elongation factor 4, whose amino-acid sequence MSPRALKPLEPSATPPELIRNFCIIAHIDHGKSTLADRMLQITGVVSDRDMRAQYLDRMDIERERGITIKSQAVRMPWAAAGQTFALNMIDTPGHVDFTYEVSRSLAACEGAILLVDAAQGIEAQTLANLYLALENDLHIIPVLNKIDLPAADPEKYAAELAGLIGGSPDDVLRVSGKTGMGVETLLDRIVEQIPAPKGDADAPARAMIFDSVYDSYRGVVTYVRMVDGKLEPRERIQMMSTKATHDLLEIGVSSPEPVPTKGLGVGEVGYLITGVKDVRQSKVGDTITNQRKPAGQALAGYTDPKPMVFSGIYPIDGSDYADLREALDKLKLSDASLQYEPETSVALGFGFRCGFLGLLHLEIITERLSREFDLDLITTAPSVTYEVTTDTGDTVVVTNPSEYPDGRVAEVSEPVVKVGILLPKDYVGTVMELCQSRRGSLLGMDYLSEDRVELRYHMPLGEIVFDFFDQLKSKTQGYASLDYEPAGSQTADLVKVDILLQGDKVDAFSSIVHRDKAYAYGTMMTERLRKLIPRQQFEVPIQAAIGARIIARENIRAMRKDVLAKCYGGDISRKRKLLEKQKEGKKRMKMVGRVEVPQEAFIAALSGDVEGPAKK is encoded by the coding sequence ATGTCACCGCGCGCCCTGAAGCCCCTCGAGCCCTCTGCCACGCCGCCCGAGCTGATCCGCAACTTCTGCATCATCGCCCACATCGACCACGGCAAGTCGACGTTGGCCGACCGCATGCTGCAGATCACGGGTGTCGTCTCCGACCGCGACATGCGCGCGCAGTACCTCGACCGTATGGACATCGAGCGCGAGCGCGGGATCACGATCAAGTCGCAGGCCGTGCGCATGCCGTGGGCCGCCGCCGGTCAGACCTTCGCACTCAACATGATCGACACCCCCGGACACGTGGACTTCACGTACGAGGTCTCGCGTTCGCTCGCGGCCTGCGAGGGCGCGATCCTCCTGGTCGACGCCGCGCAGGGCATCGAGGCGCAGACGCTCGCGAACCTGTACCTCGCGCTCGAGAACGACCTGCACATCATCCCCGTGCTCAACAAGATCGACCTGCCCGCCGCCGACCCCGAGAAGTACGCGGCGGAGCTGGCCGGTCTCATCGGCGGCTCGCCCGACGACGTGCTCCGCGTGAGCGGCAAGACGGGCATGGGGGTCGAGACCCTGCTCGACCGCATCGTCGAGCAGATCCCCGCTCCGAAGGGGGACGCGGACGCCCCGGCCCGGGCCATGATCTTCGACTCGGTATACGACTCCTACCGCGGCGTGGTGACATACGTCCGCATGGTCGACGGCAAGCTCGAGCCGCGTGAGCGCATCCAGATGATGTCGACGAAGGCGACGCACGACCTCCTCGAGATCGGTGTGTCCAGCCCGGAGCCGGTCCCCACCAAGGGCCTCGGCGTCGGCGAGGTGGGGTATCTCATCACCGGCGTGAAGGACGTCCGCCAGTCCAAGGTCGGCGACACGATCACGAATCAGCGCAAGCCCGCGGGCCAGGCGCTCGCCGGCTACACCGACCCGAAGCCGATGGTCTTCTCGGGCATCTACCCGATCGACGGCAGCGACTACGCCGACCTCCGTGAGGCGCTCGACAAGCTCAAGCTGTCGGACGCGTCCCTCCAGTACGAGCCCGAGACGTCGGTGGCGCTCGGCTTCGGCTTCCGCTGCGGCTTCCTCGGTCTGCTGCACCTCGAGATCATCACCGAGCGCCTCTCGCGCGAGTTCGACCTCGACCTCATCACGACCGCACCTTCGGTGACGTACGAAGTCACGACGGACACCGGCGACACCGTCGTCGTCACCAACCCGAGCGAGTACCCCGACGGCCGCGTCGCCGAGGTGTCCGAGCCGGTGGTGAAGGTCGGCATCCTGCTGCCGAAGGACTACGTCGGAACCGTCATGGAGCTCTGCCAGTCCCGCCGCGGTTCGCTCCTCGGAATGGACTACCTCAGCGAGGACCGCGTCGAACTGCGCTACCACATGCCCCTGGGGGAGATCGTGTTCGACTTCTTCGACCAGTTGAAGTCCAAGACCCAGGGCTATGCGAGCCTCGACTACGAGCCCGCTGGCTCGCAGACTGCCGATCTCGTCAAGGTCGACATCCTGCTGCAGGGCGACAAAGTCGACGCGTTCAGCTCCATCGTGCATCGCGACAAGGCCTATGCGTACGGCACGATGATGACCGAGCGCCTGCGCAAACTCATCCCGCGCCAGCAGTTCGAGGTGCCGATCCAGGCCGCCATCGGCGCCCGGATCATCGCCCGCGAGAACATCCGGGCGATGCGCAAGGACGTCCTCGCGAAGTGCTACGGCGGCGACATCTCGCGCAAGCGCAAGCTCCTCGAGAAGCAGAAGGAGGGCAAGAAGCGCATGAAGATGGTCGGTCGCGTCGAGGTCCCGCAGGAGGCGTTCATCGCCGCGCTCTCAGGGGACGTCGAGGGTCCTGCCAAGAAGTGA
- a CDS encoding pyridoxal phosphate-dependent aminotransferase, translating to MPEIAPHIARMPGSGVRHILERALRRPGTIILAVGEPGEVAGQRIRDAASQAWHDGAIRYTPNGGIPALREAIRDKLARENALDVELEQIWVTIGATQALHLAMALTLSEGDEVLVPDPGYTTFTMNAHLLQATPVPYPLRPERAFQPDLGELESLVTPRTRAIIVNTPSNPLGSTFDRATLEALIALAGRHDLWLISDEVYERFTWGEPHVSPATLDADGRVLSVFSMSKTYAMTGARVGWLVTPPGWRQTMLRVQEAVVSCVDEPSQRAAAEALTGEQGGVAHSAAHYRGNLAAATALLDARGLRYLDPTGAFYLWIDVSHVSAGDVMTWSERFLDEQGVAVAPGSAFGTSGEGWIRVCVASDRDELLEGLGRLPAAA from the coding sequence ATGCCCGAGATCGCCCCGCACATCGCGCGCATGCCGGGTTCAGGCGTGCGCCACATCCTCGAGCGCGCGCTGCGCCGGCCCGGCACGATCATCCTCGCCGTAGGTGAACCGGGCGAGGTGGCGGGGCAACGGATCCGGGATGCTGCGTCCCAGGCGTGGCACGACGGTGCGATCCGGTACACGCCCAACGGCGGCATCCCGGCGCTGCGCGAAGCGATCCGCGACAAGCTGGCGCGGGAGAACGCGCTCGACGTCGAGCTCGAACAGATCTGGGTGACGATCGGCGCGACGCAGGCGCTGCACCTCGCGATGGCGCTCACGCTGTCGGAAGGGGACGAGGTGCTCGTGCCCGACCCCGGCTACACCACCTTCACGATGAACGCCCACCTCCTGCAGGCGACGCCGGTGCCCTATCCGCTGCGTCCCGAGCGCGCCTTCCAGCCCGATCTCGGCGAGCTCGAGTCGCTGGTCACGCCGCGCACGCGGGCGATCATCGTGAACACCCCCTCCAATCCGCTCGGCTCGACGTTCGACCGGGCGACGCTGGAAGCGCTCATCGCCCTCGCAGGCCGCCACGATCTGTGGCTCATCAGCGACGAGGTGTACGAGCGGTTCACCTGGGGTGAGCCGCACGTGAGCCCCGCGACGCTCGATGCCGACGGCCGCGTGCTGTCCGTGTTCTCGATGTCGAAGACGTATGCCATGACCGGGGCCCGGGTGGGGTGGCTCGTCACGCCTCCGGGATGGCGGCAGACGATGCTGCGCGTCCAGGAGGCGGTTGTCAGCTGCGTCGACGAGCCGTCGCAGCGGGCGGCCGCCGAGGCCCTCACCGGCGAACAGGGCGGCGTCGCACACAGCGCGGCCCACTATCGCGGCAACCTCGCCGCGGCGACGGCGCTCCTCGATGCGCGCGGTCTGCGATACCTGGATCCGACCGGCGCCTTCTACCTCTGGATCGACGTGTCGCACGTGTCCGCGGGCGATGTCATGACGTGGTCCGAGCGGTTCCTCGACGAGCAGGGCGTGGCCGTCGCCCCTGGCAGCGCGTTCGGCACCTCGGGCGAGGGCTGGATTCGCGTGTGCGTGGCCAGCGATCGTGACGAGCTGCTGGAGGGGCTCGGCCGCCTCCCCGCTGCTGCCTGA
- a CDS encoding 16S rRNA (uracil(1498)-N(3))-methyltransferase → MPLHFLLDQPVDAAPGETVTLTGTEAHHAATVRRVRVGEEVTVGDGRGAWLTGSVESVAPREVVVRIDGRTDAAPPRPRIVLVQALAKGDRDELAVQAATELGVDEIVPWQAARSVSRWDAAKAAKGRARWATIVREAAKQAHRAWVPEVAELTTTAALARRAAASVVLILEPAATERLSALTVEPAEERDIVLVVGPEGGIAAEELDALTAAGARLVRLGETVLRTSTAGPAALAVVSTALGRW, encoded by the coding sequence GTGCCCCTGCACTTCCTCCTCGATCAGCCCGTCGATGCGGCCCCCGGCGAGACGGTGACCCTCACCGGTACGGAGGCGCACCACGCCGCGACCGTGCGCCGCGTGCGGGTCGGCGAGGAGGTCACGGTCGGCGACGGGCGGGGGGCCTGGCTCACCGGCAGCGTCGAGTCGGTCGCGCCGCGCGAGGTCGTCGTGCGCATCGACGGACGGACGGATGCTGCGCCCCCGCGCCCGCGCATCGTGCTGGTGCAGGCGCTGGCCAAGGGGGATCGCGACGAGCTCGCCGTCCAGGCGGCGACCGAGCTCGGTGTCGACGAGATCGTGCCGTGGCAGGCCGCCCGCAGCGTCTCGCGGTGGGACGCCGCGAAGGCGGCGAAGGGCCGGGCGCGCTGGGCGACGATCGTGCGCGAGGCCGCGAAGCAGGCGCACCGCGCGTGGGTGCCGGAGGTGGCGGAGCTGACCACGACTGCGGCGCTCGCGCGGCGGGCGGCAGCATCCGTCGTCCTGATCCTGGAGCCGGCGGCGACCGAGCGGCTCAGCGCCCTCACAGTGGAGCCGGCCGAGGAACGCGACATCGTGCTCGTCGTCGGACCTGAGGGCGGCATCGCCGCGGAAGAGCTCGACGCCCTCACGGCCGCGGGTGCGCGACTCGTGCGCCTCGGCGAGACCGTGCTGCGCACCTCGACGGCCGGTCCGGCGGCGCTGGCAGTCGTCAGCACCGCCCTCGGGCGCTGGTGA
- a CDS encoding alpha/beta fold hydrolase, which yields MVVQVVLVHGIRTSATMWRAQAEYLTVRGNPVTAVDLPGHGSRIAEEFTLESAFATIDSAVRAAAERGPVLLSGHSMGGLLCIEYAGAETPPPVAGFIAASCTAIPRGVGLATYRVLARGFDSLPDRGMWLTDRMLDRILPDETRADFGAGGYALDAQDVALRSLSVLDLLAALHRIDAPLWFVNGQYDQLRVNEKLFMRIARHAELIVVPRTTHHVTVMRPRVFNALLEVALTTLEASHR from the coding sequence ATGGTCGTCCAGGTCGTGCTCGTTCACGGCATCCGGACGTCCGCGACGATGTGGCGCGCGCAGGCCGAATACCTGACGGTGCGCGGCAACCCGGTCACCGCGGTCGACCTCCCCGGCCACGGATCCCGCATCGCCGAGGAGTTCACGCTCGAGTCGGCTTTCGCCACGATCGACTCTGCGGTGCGCGCCGCGGCCGAGCGCGGTCCTGTCCTGCTGTCGGGCCACTCGATGGGCGGGCTCCTGTGCATCGAGTACGCGGGGGCGGAGACTCCTCCCCCCGTCGCGGGCTTCATCGCGGCATCCTGCACCGCCATCCCGCGCGGCGTCGGCCTCGCGACCTACCGGGTCCTCGCGCGCGGCTTCGACTCACTGCCCGACCGCGGGATGTGGCTCACCGACCGCATGCTCGATCGCATCCTCCCTGACGAGACCCGGGCCGACTTCGGGGCCGGCGGCTATGCGCTCGACGCACAGGACGTGGCGCTGCGCAGCCTGTCCGTGCTCGACCTGCTCGCGGCGCTCCATCGCATCGACGCCCCCCTCTGGTTCGTCAACGGTCAGTACGACCAGCTCCGCGTGAACGAGAAGCTCTTCATGAGGATCGCGCGCCACGCGGAGCTGATCGTCGTGCCGCGGACGACCCATCACGTGACCGTCATGCGTCCGCGCGTGTTCAACGCACTCCTCGAGGTCGCCCTCACGACGCTGGAGGCGTCACACCGCTGA